The DNA window CAAGTACCTGCTCCTCCTGATGCCCCAGCACTGCTCTGGACATGGGAAGGAATGACTTACTCAATATTCCAAAAGCACCACTTACATGGCATGTCCCACTTCAAGGTAGGGAATCGAGACTGGTTAACCCAAGATTCCTGCCCTAGGTCCTATGGCCAAACACGAGGCACCACAGATGGACTCTGGCAGAGCACTGTCCCAATCCTGGACGTTCCAACCTTTCCCTACTCCACTAGAGGAAACAAGCTGGATCAAACAAACCAGATGTGAGCTACAAACCCTGGAATGAAGTACCACCCCGACTTCAGTGGTATGATAGAAGATCTGTCTGCCTCTCTCCACTCAGCCCATCTCTATCCCCAGGTCTCATCTTCCCAAGGTTCCTATACAGCATCAATAAACACCAGGGATGTGAGCACAGAGACAAGACCCTGGTTCTCGTGAGGACTAGCAAGTCAGATAATCACAACTGCACGTTCACTATGCTGGCTGGAGCTAGGAGGGACATGACCACAGACACAGACACTCCACTCTATGCAAAGCCTTCAGGGAGGGAGTGCTGGACGTGCAGGCTGTGCTTCAAGAGCCCAGTGTTTTGAAAAGCAGCACACAAGCAGCCACCATCTTTGGATGCCAGGAGCCAGAGCCCCACTTGCAAGACTTCAGGCCATGTCATGTAGCCAAGATTCACTAACGTCCCCAAggccgtgatcctcctgcctcaacctccaggagttggaggcatgcaccactgtgcctggcttaatgGGGAGGTTTAAGTGGCGAGGCTTCAACCTTAAGGTTGAAGGGTGTTCTCACCACCAATGCCTGACAACTGTGCATCTAAAATTGGCCTCAAGTTATGGCAATGGGCAGGATGACCACAGCCCCAAGGCCAGAGGCACAAGGACAGCTTGCTCCAAGCGTACACTGGCAACTCACCTATGCTCAACCCTCCACTTGCCCACAGTCCTGACCTGATTTTACCAAAAACAACCCAGAAATTGTTCCTTAGTGGCATGTCAGCAGCCAGGAAACCAATCTTCTTTGCAAGTGGTTTATTTTGGGAAATCTTTGCTCTTTCCAGGACATTTCATGATTTAGAAAGCCCAAAGTTCACTCGGGTTTGAAATTACCTTTTTCAAAACACATTTTAATAGTGAAAAATGCTCCATTTTTTCCCCGTTTAGACATGATACTTTTTCTTAAGTTACTTTGTCCAAATAAAACAATTTCTAGTATTAACTATGCAGTATAAAGCCTCCAACACTTTCTCCTTGGGTGCTGACTTCTTATAGCATGGGAGAACCCTGTTTGTCTCCACAGAACAGAATTGTACCCCACATACAGTAGACAATCTGCTGTGCGGCCGACCTGACTTTTCACAGAACCAAGATCTATGCTCACTATTCCTACAGCAAATACTAGAAATGACAGAAAATTCAGGCAAAGTAATATATTTTGCAACAATTTTCTTCCAATGAATGACTTATAAGTACTTTCCCACCACACACTGAACAGGTAAGCAGTGTCCAAATTTTAACTGTTACATGAGACAAAATGTCATAGATACTTGCATTTTATGTTACAAACGTGTCATTCCAATTATAGGAAAACTTTATTTCACAGAATGCTGACACCTGGTTCTGAACACAGCATACACAGCAAATTGGATTTTTAAACCAATCTGTTCATGAAAGCTTATATAGTAACTACATTAAATCTTATTTTCGCTAAAAAGTGATCATGTCTACCTTCTTCCAAGGTAGGATATTGTCTAAATATAATCAGACATTTAAGAACTTTGCAACTGGACTAGAATAAGCAGCTCTTAATGAGATTCCTAAATGGCATAGCAGTTTTGATGGACCAACTCCTCAGATCTAATTTCTCTCTTCCCTAATTCATCTTTACACATGGGAACCATGCAAGATAAAGGCTCAATCTGATAAGGCTTCACATCCTACTGTGCATTCTGGTAGTGTTCTTGGCTACTGTTTTATTTACACTACCTACAAGTATTCTTTGGGGTGATGGACACCAAAAGCTCTAGTGTCCTTCCCTTTAAACTATCTCTAAAAGTTTGGGAGTACTTGGAAAGTAGCAAGTAAACACGAAACATCTTCCTGGAGTACTGATTTTGGACATTTAACACCAAGAAAAAAAGGCAAAGTGAAATTCACACTCATTTCTAACAGAACTTCAAGTGGCCCAACTTCTGAATGCTCATCTTAAAAGGGGGTCAGTCACCTTTGCCATCAAGTAAAAGCAACCACCACCTTTTAAAATGTCTATTATCTTTATGCTGACAGGTCTCCTGaggtttgaaattttcccccaagTGACCTTGTCTAGCAAGGACCAAGATGGGGCAGACACTGTGCTAGCCCAACTGCACCATCACTATTTACACCTCAATTCCTGACCTGTCACATGCAGTTTGTGTGACATGACTCAAACAGGCATAAAGGCAGACACACAGATTTCAAGTTAAGTCACACAGCAATGACAGTTTAAGAACTAAGATGGCACAAGCTGCCCTACTCTATTGGTTCTGAGTGCTTATAAACAAGGGAGGAGTTCACTTGCTTAGATATTTGAAATACAACTTTATTCTGATTCTAAACGAAAAGGAATGGGAATGACAGTAACAAACAAGATTCACCACTGAATATTGTGATGTGACTGTAGCAGTCATATTCGAAACTCAAGAAGGAAACAACTGCGTTCCAAACAGCTAAATATGCAGGTCCAAAAAATGAAGGTATTTTTTTAACTGCCACATTCGCTCCGAAGCCCATTCATCTCCTTCAGCATTCCACAAATGAAGCACATGTCTGCTTAGCTAGATTTTAGTAAAGTGGCACACACGCGGCACCGCTGACGTCACAGGACAGTTGCCTATAAAACTAGACTTCTGACGCCGGGCTCCAGCTTCATCTTCTCACAGGTCATCATCCTCATCTGGTAGAGCAGTTGTCTGAGCAACCTAGAGAAGAAATGGAGAAATCAAAACATTCCAGATTAAAACTGTCAGgatccaaaacaaatctaaacatTAGCCACCATAAGAACGAGATACCTCTAAATCGTGCTCGTACTGCGCCGCCAAAGCAGGGTCCATGACAACCTCTGGTGGGGCAAGAGCAGGCATGGCAACAAACTCCAAGTTAGGGTCTCCAATGAGCTTTCTAGCGAGCCAGAGGAAAGGCTTTTCAAAGTTGTAGTTACTTTTGGCTGAGATGTCATAGTACTATTTAAAACAAAGGAGAAACTTTTAAGAAACTCACCACTGAAACAATGCTCATTCATCCTGAGAACATCCAAGCTAACATTCTTTCACCCATAGTAATACAGCCCTCAACTCCTCCAATCTTATCTAACTTGTAAGTCAGTAAGTTGGTGCTAATATACCTGAAGATTCTTCTTTCGGTGGAAGACAATAGACTTTGCCTTCACTTTCCTGTCCTTAATGTCCACTTTGTTGCCACACAATACGATGGGGATGTTTTCACACACTCGTACCAGATCTCTATGCCAGTTAGGCACGTTCTTGTAAGTAACTCTTGATGTCACATCAAACATTATAATGGCACACTGGGCTGAAAAACATTTATGACAATCAGCACAATCCTAGTTTACCACACAAGCATGGAAGAACCACAAGACTAAAGTTCAATTAATTTTCATCAGCTCTGGGTTATCCCTATACACTCGATTTAAAAATCCCTTCTTCCaatactaaaaatgtaaattttaagACACAATATTGATTAAAATACTTCTTTATAAGAAAACATGAAAGACCAGCTTATCCAAACCATTCTTCTATTTCCCCCTAAACACTTTGGGGACGATATACCTCATCCTTAAAACGTATCAAAAGCAATTAGTGCTCGATCAGCACCCAGAGATCTGCCCGCCTTATTCTGAGAATAGGACCTAGAAGTACACTCTCAAAAGGTCCTTAAAGGGCTGGATGTACTAGAGAACATCACGCTTTTGTTTCAAACACCCCAGGTCTGGCCGTCCGCTGACTCGCGGGGAGGCCGCAAGGCTTCCTAGACAAGGAACTGCAGGATATCTATGCTGAAGCAGTTCCTCGGCCCTGAGGGGGACATTCTGTGTCTATCTGCTCGTGCACAAGGAAGGAAAGACATGGAAGGACCCCACCACATTTTCATCAGGGCAGGGAAATTCCAAAAGATACTTTTTAGCTGATGCCACAGTAGATCTTATAACAGCCTCTCCAGTTCCAGAATCGAGCACTAGGGAGCCACATGCAAAACTTGGTGCAGACAGACAGACCCCGGCTCCTCCGCACCGGGGCTACGGGGAAGGCCCCACGGCACCCGGGCAGCGCCACGGGCGCAGGGCTGCTGCCGCCCGCCCCGCCGCGAGCATGACACAGCACGCGCCAGCGCCCGGCCCGCACGCGCGCGGCCCACCTTGGATGTAGTAGCCGTCTCGCAGGCCGCCGAACTTCTCCTGGCCCGCCGTGTCCCAGACGTTGAACTTGATGGGCCCTCTGTTGGTGTGGAACACGAGCGGATGGACCTCCACGCCCAGGGTGGCTGCAAGGCAGGGCGGTCAGCGCGCGCTCCAGGCCCGCCGCCCCGCTCCCCGCGCGCGGCACCTACCTACGTACTTCTTCTCGAACTCGCCGGTCAGGTGGCGTTTCACGAACGTCGTCTTCCCGGTGCCGCCGTCGCCCACCAACACGAGCTGCGGAGACAAGCGCGTgagccccgccccgccccaccCCGCCCCCCGGGCCCGGGCGCCGCGGGGCTCGGCCGGCCGGTACGCACCTTGAACTGCACCTGCGGCTCCCCCTGCGCGGCCATCGCGGCGATCCTGCGGACAGCGGCACGTGGCCTTACAAAGGCGGCGGGGGCCGCGGCGGGCCCGGGGCCCCCGGAGGCCCGGCCCGCCGCCCCAACGCCCCGCCGCGCCTCCCCGCCCGCCGCCGCCGCACCCCGGCCCGCCCGGCCCGTAGCCCGTCGCCCCGCACCCGGCCCCGCCGCTACCTTCCAGAAGCGTCTCCGCGCCCGTCCGACTGAGGCTGGAAAGATGGCGGAAGCGCGATTCAAATGCCGGAGACGCAGCCGACGCCGAGCGGAGGGCGGGGCCTCGCGGGGCGGGGCAACGGCGCCGCGCCCAATCACGCGGCTCGCGCgcgcgcacgcacgcacgcacgtacGGAACACCCGGCTCAAGCGGTCGCCGCTGCCGGCTAGCGCTCAAGCGGCTGTGGGTCACGTGGAGGGGCTGAGGCAGGCGCGCACGCGCACGCGGTGCCGCGCCCGCCGGCCTGGAGGGCGGGCTCTCGGCACGCATGCGCCGACGGCGGGTGGGGCGCCCTGCTTCCGCTGGTCACGCGGGAGGCGGCCAGGCTGCGCGGGAAAGGCCGGTGGGCGGGTGCTGTCCCCGTGCACTCTCAGGCCCCAGCCGCCGCGCGGTGTCCCCGGACGCTCAGGGCCCGCTTGCGGGCGGGCCGGGATAAGAATGAATGAATACTTCTATCCTGCTTGCGGCCCACCGCTGCCTCCGCCTGGGCGGTGCCCGCTCTCCGCTCCCCGGCCGCGCCCTGGGCGGAGGCGGCCTGCTGCGCCCGGTGGGCCGGCCAGGATCGTTCAGCTCCCCAGCAGGGCCGGTGGCCCGAGCCCAGAGCTGCAGGCATTGTCCGCGACCTGGTGCTGCGATCATCCGTGCGCACGGGCCGACCCCACCCCGGCCTCGGGTTTCCATGGTTCGGGAGAGGCCCTGGCATAAATTCGCGCGCATCCAGTGACCGACCTCCCCGCAGCCCGGCCTTTAAAAGGCAGGCAGACCACGTGTTAACATGGCTCAGTAGATCCTGAAAGGGCAATGTGGAGAAAAGCAATCACTAAAGAAGGACGCGATGCTGGCTTTATGTACTTCAACACTATTACGTAATCCTACAGAAAGGTTTTACATGTAGTATAATGCCATTTGCGcgcaaatatgtgtgtgtgtatgtacactcatacatacacacacatatgcaaacAATTACATTAGTTTTCGGGTTATGTGTGCGTAATTTTTTTGGCTGCAAGGGATATTCTCATATCCAAGAGAATAGAAAGAAATGGGATGGGATGGGGAGAGATCAAAAAACACTCAACTTTACCTTAAGTTATATTTCTTGTTTTCCAAAAGTAATTGAAGCAAAAATTTACACTTGCCACTGTGTGCTTCTGGGTGGAAGAGTACCAGGGGCACCCTGCCACACAAGTCATGGAAAATA is part of the Callospermophilus lateralis isolate mCalLat2 chromosome 1, mCalLat2.hap1, whole genome shotgun sequence genome and encodes:
- the Ran gene encoding GTP-binding nuclear protein Ran, with amino-acid sequence MAAQGEPQVQFKLVLVGDGGTGKTTFVKRHLTGEFEKKYVATLGVEVHPLVFHTNRGPIKFNVWDTAGQEKFGGLRDGYYIQAQCAIIMFDVTSRVTYKNVPNWHRDLVRVCENIPIVLCGNKVDIKDRKVKAKSIVFHRKKNLQYYDISAKSNYNFEKPFLWLARKLIGDPNLEFVAMPALAPPEVVMDPALAAQYEHDLEVAQTTALPDEDDDL